CATTTTCGATGATGCTAAGCAAATCGTAAACATCGGTAAAATATTGATAAAAGGTACTTCGGTTATATCCAGATATGTTTGCAATTTCTTGTACTGTGATTTTCTCTATCGGTTTTTGGCTATAAAGTTCGCAAAAAACACTGATAAAAGTTTGTCTTGTTTTTTCCGTTATTTCAGGCTGCTTATTCATATCTCTTACCCCTTTCGCAAACAAAATACAATCCGACAAATGAAATAAAACTGTTGGTTGTTGAAACTGAGACAAAGCCGTATGATTAATCATACAACACGTTGTCTTATAGTCAAGATGTTAGGAGGATAAGAATGAAATATCAGACCATAGCGGAAGCTATCGCCAATACAGCAGGTGCCGCGACAGAGCATGTCAAAGTCGCGGCTGATTGTTCCAATATATTTGAGTCAAACGGACGTATGACTGAAACAAACGTACGAAAGGGGGCTGTCATATGAAACTGCTAGTGTACGGCGCCGGGGTTCTCGGCAGCTTGTTCTCTGCCCGCATGCATGAGGCCGGGCACGACGTCTCGCTCCTTGCCCGGGGCGAGCGCCTGGCCGCCCTACGTCGGCACGGTGTGCAGCTCGCCGAAGGGGACAGCCCCGCAGTCAAGCAAGTATCGGTGCCAGTGGTCGAGCATCCTGCCAACGGGTACGACCTGATCGCCGTGTTCGTCCGCACCCATCAGGTGGACGAGTTACTGGGAACACTCGCTGGTCTCAAAGGCGACGTGCTGTTCCTACTCAACTGGGCGGCCGGCGCGGAGCCGCTTGGCGCGGTGATCGGACACAAGAGGGCGCTGCTCGGCTTCCCCACGTTCGCCGGCATGATGGACGGCGACGTGGTCCGCTACCGCCCGACCAACATCATGACCCGCCTTTTCTCGACGATGCCGATCGGCGAACCCGATGGCCGTACCACCCCGCGACTGGAACGGATCGTACAGGAGTTCCGCACTGCCGGGTTCAAAGCCAAGGCTGAGCCACAGATGGATACTTGGCTCAAGACACACGCCGCGTTCGAGGTACCACTCTTGCAAGCGGTGAACACGGCGGGCGGCCCAGTAGCGCTGGCCGACGATCCGGAAGCGGTCCGAGGCATGATCCGCCTCATGCGGCAGAACCTGGCCGCCATGCCGACGTCACCAGTACCTCGCTTTTTCGGTGCATTGCAGACTCTGCCAGAAGGGCTGCTCACGGTCATGCTACGGCGCTTCTTGAGAAGCTCGACGGCCACACAGCTCAACAGCCCTTCACTTGCGGCGATGGCCGAACTCGAGCGCTTGGCCGAACAGTTGCGTCTCTATACGAGGATTCGATAGAGATAGGAGGCTGTGCCTCCTCGGTCGAATGGCACGTTCGGCGAAGGAGTTAACGGCGCTTGTGGTGTCATCGACTATTACCGCCGAGAAGGCGCGCAGTAAGATAAGCATCAAATGCAAAACAACTCGGCGTGACAGGGACGGTCATCATGAAAAGCCCCTCAGCAAATGCAATAGTGGATTAAGCTACCCCGAAAATTGCTCGTAGCGCATGTGCGACAGCTACAGCTGCACGGTCTCGACCTTTTCGCGCGGCGATGCGACGGTACTGGGCTCCCAGGTAGTTGTCGGATCTGCATACGGAGTGGGCGACTTCAATTAGTGCCGCTCGGAGGTACTTGTTGCCTTTGCGAGTTTTCGAGGATTTTCTTTTTCCGGCACTTCCATTTTGTTAAAGAGTTCATATCCATTCGTAGCGTTCGCTTCTTCGGTGCAATACTTCGAGATTGAATTTATTGATCACTCACTTTCTAATATTGTCTGTGTTTTTAATGATGGATGTAGAGTACTATCTGCTATCGAAACAAATCAACAAGTAGCACTATTTTTCAGTCTTGGTCCGCCGCTATCTCATTTTCATGACCAGTCTACAATTGTATTTTCACTTAACACGGACGTTTCACAGCTGTTTTTTTGCCGTTCATACCGGAAAATTAACATTTGGGGCGAAACTCGATTCAAACCGGGAGAAGCATACTATAATTTGATTAAGCGCTTACATAGATGAGTTCTGTACAATTCGTTTCCTTAGGAGGAATCTTCATGCGGATGAACGATCAAGACTACGCCCAAGTGGAGCAGTCGCCGAAGTTTCAAGCATTAGTGGCCAGCAAGAAGAGATTTTTGTTCCCGATGACCTTGTTTTTCTTGGTATTTTACTTTGCGCTGCCGATCCTGACCTCCTACAGTAAAGTCCTCAATCAAACGGCATTCGGCCCTGTTTCCTGGGCGTGGGTATTCGCCTTTGCGCAATTCATCATGACTTGGGTGCTGTGTATCATTTACTCGAAGAAATCGGTGAAATTCGATCAAATGGTTGACGAGATCAAGCAGGAAAGAGGAGGACAAGCCGGATGAACGTTACCGCATTTATTCTGTTCATAGCCATCGTTGTGCTAACCTTGGTGATTACGTTTTACGCAGCCAAAAGAACGAACAGCACGAGCGAATTTTATACTGCGGGCGGCGGGCTGAAGGGCTGGCAGAACGGGCTCGCTATCGCCGGAGACTATATGTCGGCGGCATCCTTCCTGGGTATTACGGGCTCCATCGCATTAGCGGGATTCGATGGCTTCTTTTACAGTATCGGCTTCCTGGTCGCTTACCTCGTCGTGTTGTACCTGGTAGCAGAGCCTCTGCGTAACCTGGGTAAGTATACGATGGCGGATATGATTGCAGCTCGCTTCGATAACAAGAAGGTGCGCGGCGTAGCAGCTTTGAATACGCTTACAATTAGTACCTTTTATATGATCGCGCAGCTTGTGGGCGCGGGCGGCTTGATCAAGCTGCTGCTCGGCATCGATATGTATACATCTGTATTGATTGTCGGTGTGCTGATGACCGTTTACGTCGTATTCGGTGGAATGACCGCGACAAGCTGGGTACAGATTACGAAGGCTGTACTGCTGATGGGTGGAACTCTCATTATCTCTCTGATCGTATTCGCCAAGTTCGGCTTCAGTGTAACAGCCATGTTCGAGCATATGAAAACCGCAACCCCGCTGAAAGAATTGTTCTTGAATCCGGGAAATAAATATAAGGTTCCGCTCGACACCATTTCGCTCAATATGGCGCTTGTCCTGGGAACGGCAGGTCTGCCGCACATTTTAACCCGTTTCTTCACGGTAAAAGACGCGCGGACGGCAAGAAGCTCGGTTGTATATGCGACGTGGATTATCGGTGTGTTCTATGTGATGACCATGTTCCTCGGCTTCGGCGCTGCGGCATTCGTCGGTTCTAAAGCCATCACTTCTGTAGACCCGGGCGGCAACATGGCGGCTCCGCTGCTTGCTAAAGCGCTTGGCGGCGACTTCCTGTTCGCGTTCATCTCGGCAGTAGCCTTCGCTACGATTCTTGCGGTGGTAGCCGGTCTCGTGCTTACGGCGGCCTCGGCCTTCGCGCATGACTTCTACGGACATATTGTCCGCAAGGGAAGCGCAACAGACAAGGAGCAAATGAAGGCAGCGCGCTGGGCGTCCGTCGGCGTATCGATCGTCTCCATTATCTTGTCGCTATTTGCGATGAAGCTGAATGTAGCCTTCCTCGTATCACTGGCCTTCGCGGTGGGAGCGAGTGCGAATCTTCCGGTTATTTTATTCACCGTATTCTGGAAACGGTTTAACACGACAGGAGCTATAGTGGGGATGCTTTCGGGTCTGCTCAGCTGTCTGATTCTGGTAGCTCTAAGCCCAAGCGTATGGAATCCTGTAGCAGGCAAAGCCATTCTTGTCGGGGCTCCGCTGTTCACCTTATCGAACCCGGGTATCATCTCGATCCCAATCGGTTTTATCGGTTGTATCATCGGAACTCTGCTATCCGCTCAGAAGGATGAAGCCAAATACAGAGAAATTATGGTGAAGGCCAACATTGGCGCTTAACTCATGAAACAGGAGATATGAAAGTTTAGAAAATGCAGTCGGTTTTTTCTAAAACCGGCTGTATTTTTTTCTTCTTGTATATTGAATAGTAGGAGGTGAGGCTGTTGAAGAAAATCAAAGTGATGATAGCTGAAGATGAGCGTTTGGCTCGAGAAGAGCTTATCTACCTACTGGAGCAAGAAGAGGATTTGGAAATTTTAGAAAGCGCTATCAATGGAAAAGAGCTGTTGGCGCTTGCGGAAAAGCATATCCCTGATGTCATCTTCCTGGATATTCAAATGCCTGAAATGGACGGCATTCAAACGGCAAGAATGCTTAGGGCCCGAATGAAGAAGCTAAGCATCGTATTTACGACCGCCCATGAAGGCTATGCGATAGATGCGTTTGAATTAAACGCTGTGGATTACTTATTGAAGCCGTACAGTTACCTGAGACTTAAGGAGACGCTTCAAAGAGTCCGCACTAGAAAGGCGGAGCAAGCTGAAACACCGGTTGGTGCAAAAGAGGAAGCGGCTTCCGCATCGAAGCTGAATAAAATCTTGATGGACGACGGGGAGAAAATTGTCGTGATCGGCCCGGAGAACATTTTATATGCGATGCGAGAGGATAAAGTGATTCATCTCTATACGACAGATCACCATTACACCTCGTCCAAATTTACATTGAATGAATTAGAAGAGAAGCTGCAGGGCTGCCACTTCTTCCGTCCCCACCGCAGCTATCTGATTAACCTGAATCAGGTGGATGAGCTGATCCCTTGGTTTAATGGAGCGTACACGCTTACTCTAAAAGATAAGAACCGCACGAAAATCCCCGTTTCCCGTGTGTCCGCGAAGGAGTTGTTTAAGCTGCTGTAAGGCGAGGGTACTCAAGGCCGTCACAGCCCTATCTGCATCAGGGTTCCCCCGTTACCAGCGAATCTGTCTTATCAAGCTGATCATGTTATTCCGCTGCCCTTCGCTAATCGGCCAAACCGCTATCTCCTCGATAATCCGCCCCAGATTGGTATATCCCTTCGCCATACCGTTCAGCCTTGCAGCCAGTGTGCTGTCTGTTTGTTCTTCCTGGGTCGGGTACAGCAGGCTGAGCTTATTCATGGCATCGGGATATCGTTGTAAGTAGTATTTTTGATGCCGATCTTCTGCCTGATAAAATGCCTGGAAAGGAGCGAGCTCTGTCTTAGGTCTGCCCTTCCCCGATTGCTTACGCTGCTCCATAAGTTCCTCCGCTGCACGCCGCTGCTCCTCATCTCGATAGAGGACGAGGGACTTGTACTGATTCCCCTTGTAATCATTGATGTTATCTGGATGATGGCTGTTCCAGAACAGCTCGAGGAGATCTCTTAGATGAATGATATGTGGCGTGAAGTTCACCTCGACCACCTCGGTATGATCTCCTAGCTGTCGATAGGAGGGTTCTCAGTCGTCCCTCCGGCATATCCAACACGCGTATGAAGCACTCCCGCCAGCTGTCCGAATAGCGCCTCAGGACTCCAAAAGCAACCCATTCCCAGAGTAACACATTCTATGTCTTTAATTCCCACTCAGGTTCACCTCCTCCAAGCATCATATCACTTTCCTTGTGTATACATAATTCCCATTTATACTGCGAAAAATAGGGAAGATTTAGAAACATTGTTCTAGAGAGGAGATATGGATGACAACGCTCGGCATATTGGTTGTAACCGTCTGTTCTTCGCTGCTGCTTGCCGTTATGGATACATTCGTGTATCGGGAATCGCTGGGGGCCACCTTATATCGTCAAAGCTTCGGTTACTATGATAATTGGAAAACCTATCTGCTCCTAGCCGCCTCCTTGAGTGCCGGTCTCCTGGCGGACATTCAGGGGAGCAAACAAAGGGAAAACCGCGTCAAACGTGTGGGATCAAGACGATGAACGGTCGCTTATCCTCGATGCAAACGTTCACGCTGCTGTTGGTTTGTTTACTAGCTACCGCCATTATTTTCGGAACGCCCAAGCAGGTTAACGATGTGTGGCTGGTTGAGATATTCTCATTGATTCCTGCTGTCATGCTGTTCATGATGTACGTCATTCTTTTGTACGCCGATGCCGGTAAGGGCTACTATGATTTACTGATTCGAGCTTGGGGGAAATACGCCGGTAAAGCACTTGTGATTAGCTATTCCACCTACTTTTTGTACATTGGCGCCCGCAACGTCCGGGATATGCTGGAGCTTGTGATGACGACCATTCTGCGTTACACCCCTGGGCAAGTGGTTGTTGTTCTATTTGTACTCGTAGTTGCTTACGCGGCAGCGGGAGGCATTCAAATGTTAGGGAGGCTGTCTGAAAGCATCGTTGTATTTATTCTGCTATTTTTCCTCACCATTTCCATACTCTTGCTCATTAGCGGTTCCCTGGATCCAGAGAGATTGCTCCCCTTGTTCTCGGATGGAATACTACCTGAACTGAAAGAAAGCGTGACATCCACCTTGTGGTTTCCATACGGAGAATTAATTGTTTTCCTTGTGTTTGCTCCACGTCTGGGCGATAGACGACAATTCCGAAAATCGGGTTTACTCGCGATCATAACGGCCGGTATGATTTTGACCCTGTCTGATTTGATCCAGACCGCAGCTATGGGGAAAGATTACGAGAAATTCTCCGCATTTCCCTTACTCGACGCCTCGCGTCTTATTAACGTTGTTGAGTTTATCACTCGTATGGATACGCTGGTTGGATTGATTATTATTTTTGGTGTGGTTTTGAAATGTGCTGTTTTTCTGTATGCCGGCGCTCAGGGGTTGTCTACTGTCTTTCGAAAAGCCAGTCGCTCTTACGTGGTTCCGCTTGCCCTGTTGGTTGGCGCAATGTCGCTGCTGGTGACACGGAACTTTGCCGAACATAGCGAAGAAGGGCTGAAATATGTCATCTATGTTCTTCACATCCCATTCCAGCTGCTGATTCCGCTATGTACGGGGCTGCTGCTGAAAATCCGCAAACCACGAAAAGGAGGCCGACATGAGCCGTACCCAATCTCTTGATGAAAGCTTATCAATCGCTTCTAGCAGTGACGTTAAGGCTTATTTGCAGCAGGTTCTCGGAAATACGGATGATCTGATGATGGTACCGGTCCGAATAGCAGGGATGGAAGGGCTGCTCTGTTATTTGAAAACGATGACAAGCTCTGTGTTTATGATGGACAATATCATAAAGCCGATGTCACAGTTTACGTTAGAAACGGACGAGTACCTATCCAGCGCGATATTTGAAAAGCTCAGGGAGGCTTGTTTCGGAGGTCTCACGACCCAATGGGTCGAACGGCTGGAAGAATTAACCGGCAAATTGCTGGAAGGGTATGCGGGTCTTGCTGTCAATGATGCGGAAATGATATTGTCGATTGACGTCAAGAATCTGGAAACCCGTTCTGTAGATGAGCCTACCACGCAGACGGTGGTTCGAGGCCCAAAAGAAGGCTTCACGGAATCTGCGCAAACGAATATGAGCCTCATTCGCAGACGACTGTTTAATGAGCGGCTTCGTTTTGACCAGTATACCGTTGGTAAACAAACTCGTACCAATGTGTATGTAGCTTATATAGAAGGAAACGTGGACCTCAAGGTGATCAGGCGGGTAAAAGCTCGATTAAAACAAATCGAGGTCCAGAGCTTGCTCGACTCCGGCACCCTGGAAGAATTGCTGCGTCCCAGAGGCTTCTCACTGTTTCCTACTATATATAGTACAGAAAGACCGGATAAGACTTGTGCGCTGCTCATTAAGAATAAATTGGCTATTATTGTGAATGGGAGTCCCTTTGTACTCATTGTTCCAACGGTTATGAACGAATTTTTTTCAATCTCCTGAAGATGATTACCAGTGGTATGCATTTGGTTCTTTTGCGCGGCTTCTTCGGTATTTTGCCTT
This genomic window from Paenibacillus hexagrammi contains:
- a CDS encoding ketopantoate reductase family protein produces the protein MKLLVYGAGVLGSLFSARMHEAGHDVSLLARGERLAALRRHGVQLAEGDSPAVKQVSVPVVEHPANGYDLIAVFVRTHQVDELLGTLAGLKGDVLFLLNWAAGAEPLGAVIGHKRALLGFPTFAGMMDGDVVRYRPTNIMTRLFSTMPIGEPDGRTTPRLERIVQEFRTAGFKAKAEPQMDTWLKTHAAFEVPLLQAVNTAGGPVALADDPEAVRGMIRLMRQNLAAMPTSPVPRFFGALQTLPEGLLTVMLRRFLRSSTATQLNSPSLAAMAELERLAEQLRLYTRIR
- a CDS encoding DUF485 domain-containing protein — encoded protein: MNDQDYAQVEQSPKFQALVASKKRFLFPMTLFFLVFYFALPILTSYSKVLNQTAFGPVSWAWVFAFAQFIMTWVLCIIYSKKSVKFDQMVDEIKQERGGQAG
- a CDS encoding solute symporter family protein, producing MNVTAFILFIAIVVLTLVITFYAAKRTNSTSEFYTAGGGLKGWQNGLAIAGDYMSAASFLGITGSIALAGFDGFFYSIGFLVAYLVVLYLVAEPLRNLGKYTMADMIAARFDNKKVRGVAALNTLTISTFYMIAQLVGAGGLIKLLLGIDMYTSVLIVGVLMTVYVVFGGMTATSWVQITKAVLLMGGTLIISLIVFAKFGFSVTAMFEHMKTATPLKELFLNPGNKYKVPLDTISLNMALVLGTAGLPHILTRFFTVKDARTARSSVVYATWIIGVFYVMTMFLGFGAAAFVGSKAITSVDPGGNMAAPLLAKALGGDFLFAFISAVAFATILAVVAGLVLTAASAFAHDFYGHIVRKGSATDKEQMKAARWASVGVSIVSIILSLFAMKLNVAFLVSLAFAVGASANLPVILFTVFWKRFNTTGAIVGMLSGLLSCLILVALSPSVWNPVAGKAILVGAPLFTLSNPGIISIPIGFIGCIIGTLLSAQKDEAKYREIMVKANIGA
- a CDS encoding LytR/AlgR family response regulator transcription factor, which translates into the protein MKKIKVMIAEDERLAREELIYLLEQEEDLEILESAINGKELLALAEKHIPDVIFLDIQMPEMDGIQTARMLRARMKKLSIVFTTAHEGYAIDAFELNAVDYLLKPYSYLRLKETLQRVRTRKAEQAETPVGAKEEAASASKLNKILMDDGEKIVVIGPENILYAMREDKVIHLYTTDHHYTSSKFTLNELEEKLQGCHFFRPHRSYLINLNQVDELIPWFNGAYTLTLKDKNRTKIPVSRVSAKELFKLL
- a CDS encoding GerAB/ArcD/ProY family transporter → MNGRLSSMQTFTLLLVCLLATAIIFGTPKQVNDVWLVEIFSLIPAVMLFMMYVILLYADAGKGYYDLLIRAWGKYAGKALVISYSTYFLYIGARNVRDMLELVMTTILRYTPGQVVVVLFVLVVAYAAAGGIQMLGRLSESIVVFILLFFLTISILLLISGSLDPERLLPLFSDGILPELKESVTSTLWFPYGELIVFLVFAPRLGDRRQFRKSGLLAIITAGMILTLSDLIQTAAMGKDYEKFSAFPLLDASRLINVVEFITRMDTLVGLIIIFGVVLKCAVFLYAGAQGLSTVFRKASRSYVVPLALLVGAMSLLVTRNFAEHSEEGLKYVIYVLHIPFQLLIPLCTGLLLKIRKPRKGGRHEPYPIS
- a CDS encoding spore germination protein, which encodes MSRTQSLDESLSIASSSDVKAYLQQVLGNTDDLMMVPVRIAGMEGLLCYLKTMTSSVFMMDNIIKPMSQFTLETDEYLSSAIFEKLREACFGGLTTQWVERLEELTGKLLEGYAGLAVNDAEMILSIDVKNLETRSVDEPTTQTVVRGPKEGFTESAQTNMSLIRRRLFNERLRFDQYTVGKQTRTNVYVAYIEGNVDLKVIRRVKARLKQIEVQSLLDSGTLEELLRPRGFSLFPTIYSTERPDKTCALLIKNKLAIIVNGSPFVLIVPTVMNEFFSIS